The proteins below come from a single Kitasatospora sp. NBC_00315 genomic window:
- a CDS encoding sensor histidine kinase, with the protein MATAWSSDARARASGLGVELRRRFAGVDPYVLDTLLAAFSAAVSLWSVWNDEVARPWWVYALAFGTALPLPWRRRAPMLVAAVAGTVSVGVSVAAHSSMPQIPVYAVLTVYTVADRGRDWQRALLLVILVLSNVVGTHSVNGLLFSLLLTVGTFVFGTLVRELRRLARVEADRAREVGLRAASEAARAVAEERGRIAREMHDILAHAVSLMVIQAEAGPVVVHSDPDRAIRAFDTIADSGRDAMVQLRRVLGVLKEDGAGPQLAPQPRLAELAAVAERVRQAGVRVELELSGLERAMPTDVEAAAFRIVQEALTNIVKHSGADSSVVRVARTGELLEVEVSDNGRGVRPEAGRAVGEWSGGRGLIGIRERAAACGGRAEAGPRPDGPGFLVSARLPLGAAVR; encoded by the coding sequence TTGGCAACGGCATGGAGTTCGGACGCGCGGGCCCGGGCGTCCGGCCTCGGCGTGGAGCTGCGCCGACGCTTCGCGGGAGTGGACCCGTACGTCCTGGACACGCTGCTGGCGGCCTTCTCGGCGGCGGTCTCGCTCTGGTCGGTGTGGAACGACGAGGTGGCGCGGCCGTGGTGGGTGTACGCCTTGGCGTTCGGAACGGCCCTGCCGCTGCCCTGGCGCCGCCGGGCGCCGATGCTGGTGGCCGCAGTGGCCGGGACGGTTTCGGTGGGCGTGTCGGTGGCCGCGCACTCCTCGATGCCGCAGATCCCGGTGTACGCCGTCCTCACCGTCTACACGGTCGCCGATCGCGGCCGGGACTGGCAGCGGGCCCTGCTGTTGGTGATCCTGGTGCTCTCCAACGTCGTCGGCACGCACTCGGTCAACGGGCTGCTGTTCAGCCTGCTGCTCACCGTCGGCACCTTCGTCTTCGGCACGCTGGTGCGCGAACTGCGGCGGCTGGCACGGGTGGAGGCGGACCGGGCGCGCGAGGTCGGACTGCGGGCGGCCAGCGAGGCGGCGCGGGCGGTGGCGGAGGAGCGCGGCCGGATCGCCCGGGAGATGCACGACATCCTGGCGCACGCCGTCTCCCTGATGGTGATCCAGGCGGAGGCCGGCCCGGTGGTGGTGCACTCCGATCCCGACCGGGCGATCAGGGCGTTCGACACCATCGCCGACTCCGGGCGCGATGCCATGGTGCAACTGCGGCGCGTCCTGGGTGTCCTGAAGGAGGACGGGGCGGGCCCGCAGTTGGCGCCACAGCCCCGGCTGGCCGAGCTGGCGGCGGTGGCCGAGCGGGTCCGGCAGGCGGGTGTACGGGTCGAGCTGGAGCTGTCCGGGCTGGAGCGGGCGATGCCGACGGATGTCGAGGCCGCGGCCTTCCGGATCGTGCAGGAGGCGCTGACCAACATCGTCAAGCACTCCGGGGCCGACTCCTCCGTCGTCCGGGTCGCCCGTACGGGGGAGCTGCTGGAGGTGGAGGTGTCCGACAACGGACGTGGGGTGCGGCCCGAGGCCGGCCGCGCGGTGGGCGAGTGGTCCGGCGGGCGGGGGCTGATCGGCATCCGCGAGCGGGCCGCGGCCTGCGGCGGGCGGGCCGAGGCGGGGCCCCGGCCGGACGGCCCGGGCTTCCTGGTGAGCGCGCGGCTGCCGCTGGGCGCCGCCGTACGGTGA
- a CDS encoding response regulator gives MDPIRVVVADDQELVRAGFGMILDAQPDIEVVAEAADGAEAVEAVRVHRPDVLLLDVRMPVMDGLEAARRVCADHPGTKVIMLTTFDIDDYVFDALYAGASGFLLKDVRRDDLVHGVRMVASGEALLAPSVTRRLIAEFAARRPAGGALPGPGQAVRAPSRLLEQLTAREQETLRLLARGLSNAEIAAELVVSEHTVKTHVSNVLAKLHLRDRVHAVVFAYEAGAVVAGEG, from the coding sequence ATGGACCCGATACGGGTGGTGGTCGCCGACGACCAGGAGCTGGTGCGGGCCGGCTTCGGCATGATCCTGGACGCCCAGCCGGACATCGAGGTGGTGGCCGAGGCCGCTGACGGCGCCGAGGCGGTGGAGGCCGTCCGGGTGCACCGGCCGGACGTTCTGCTGCTGGATGTCCGGATGCCCGTGATGGACGGCCTGGAGGCGGCCCGGCGGGTCTGCGCCGACCACCCGGGCACCAAGGTGATCATGCTGACCACCTTCGACATCGACGACTACGTCTTCGACGCGCTCTACGCCGGTGCCAGCGGCTTCCTGCTGAAAGACGTCCGCCGGGACGATCTCGTCCACGGCGTACGGATGGTGGCCTCCGGCGAGGCGTTGCTCGCGCCGTCGGTGACCCGACGGCTGATCGCCGAGTTCGCGGCGCGCCGGCCGGCTGGTGGAGCCCTGCCGGGGCCCGGGCAGGCCGTCCGGGCGCCCTCCCGACTCCTGGAGCAACTGACCGCCCGTGAGCAGGAGACTCTGCGGCTGCTCGCCCGGGGCCTGTCCAACGCGGAGATCGCGGCCGAACTCGTGGTCAGCGAACACACCGTGAAGACGCACGTCAGCAATGTGCTCGCCAAGCTGCACCTGCGCGACCGGGTGCACGCGGTGGTGTTCGCGTACGAGGCGGGCGCGGTGGTGGCGGGCGAGGGCTGA
- the rpoB gene encoding DNA-directed RNA polymerase subunit beta, with translation MAAPRNASNNANSTAPLRVSFAKIKEPLEVPNLLALQTESFDWLLGNAAWKSRVEAALESGQDVPTKSGLEEIFEEISPIEDFSGSMSLTFRDHRFEPPKNSIDECKDRDFTFAAPLFVTAEFTNNETGEIKSQTVFMGDFPLMTHKGTFVINGTERVVVSQLVRSPGVYFDSTLDKVSDKDIYSCKVIPSRGAWLEMEIDKRDMVGVRIDRKRKQSVTVLLKALGWTNEMILEEFGEYESMRATLEKDHTQGQDDALLDIYRKLRPGEPPTREAAQTLLENLYFNPKRYDLAKVGRYKVNRKLGNAESLDSGVLTEPDIIGAIKYLVKLHAGETEWRDTEGRDIVVEVDDIDHFGNRRLRNVGELIQNQVRTGLARMERVVRERMTTQDVEAITPQTLINIRPVVASIKEFFGTSQLSQFMDQTNPLSGLTHKRRLSALGPGGLSRERAGFEVRDVHPSHYGRMCPIETPEGPNIGLIGSLASYGRVNAFGFIETPYRKVVEGIVTEQVDYLTADEEDRFVIAQANAPLTADLHFAEPRVLVRRRGGEIDYIPGTEIDYMDVSPRQMVSVATAMIPFLEHDDANRALMGSNMMRQAVPLLKSEAPVVGTGMEYRCAVDAADVITAEKAGVVQEVSADYVTVANDDGTYTTYRAAKFTRSNQGTSFNQKVLVDEGARVEVNQVLADGPCTDQGEMALGKNLLVAFMSWEGHNYEDAIILSQRLVQDDVLSSIHIEEHEVDARDTKLGPEEITRDIPNVSEEVLADLDERGIIRIGADVVTGDILVGKVTPKGETELTPEERLLRAIFGEKAREVRDTSLKVPHGESGKVIGVRVFDREEGDELPPGVNQLVRVYVAQKRKITNGDKLAGRHGNKGVISKILPVEDMPFLADGTPVDIILNPLGVPSRMNPGQVLEIHLGWLAKQGWDVSGLAEEWAQRLQAIGADSVEGGTNLATPVFDGAREDEITGLLDHTTLTRDGERLVNSTGKARLFDGRSGEPFPMPVSVGYMYILKLHHLVDDKLHARSTGPYSMITQQPLGGKAQFGGQRFGEMEVWALEAYGAAYALQELLTIKSDDVLGRVKVYEAIVKGENIPEPGIPESFKVLIKEMQSLCLNVEVLSSDGSSIEMRDSDEDVFRAAEELGIDLSRREPSSVEEV, from the coding sequence TTGGCCGCGCCGCGCAACGCCTCGAACAACGCTAATTCCACCGCCCCGCTCCGCGTTTCCTTCGCGAAGATCAAGGAGCCCCTCGAGGTCCCGAACCTCCTGGCCCTGCAGACCGAGAGCTTTGACTGGCTCCTCGGCAATGCGGCCTGGAAGTCTCGCGTCGAGGCGGCCCTTGAGAGTGGTCAGGACGTCCCCACGAAGTCCGGTCTGGAGGAGATCTTCGAAGAGATCTCCCCGATCGAGGACTTCAGCGGGTCGATGTCACTGACCTTCCGCGACCACCGTTTCGAGCCTCCGAAGAACTCCATTGACGAGTGCAAGGACCGCGACTTCACGTTCGCCGCCCCGCTCTTCGTCACCGCCGAGTTCACCAACAACGAGACCGGTGAGATCAAGTCTCAGACGGTCTTCATGGGCGACTTCCCGCTCATGACCCACAAGGGCACGTTCGTGATCAACGGCACCGAGCGTGTCGTGGTCTCGCAGCTGGTCCGCTCCCCGGGCGTGTACTTCGACTCCACCCTGGACAAGGTGTCCGACAAGGACATCTACTCCTGCAAGGTCATCCCCTCGCGTGGTGCCTGGCTGGAGATGGAGATCGACAAGCGCGACATGGTCGGTGTCCGCATCGACCGCAAGCGCAAGCAGTCGGTCACCGTGCTGCTCAAGGCCCTCGGCTGGACCAACGAGATGATTCTCGAGGAGTTCGGCGAGTACGAGTCGATGCGCGCCACCCTGGAGAAGGACCACACCCAGGGCCAGGACGACGCGCTGCTGGACATCTACCGCAAGCTGCGTCCCGGCGAGCCGCCGACGCGCGAGGCCGCGCAGACGCTTCTGGAGAACCTCTACTTCAACCCGAAGCGCTACGACCTCGCCAAGGTCGGCCGTTACAAGGTCAACCGCAAGCTGGGCAACGCCGAGTCGCTGGACTCCGGCGTGCTCACCGAGCCCGACATCATCGGTGCGATCAAGTACCTGGTGAAGCTGCACGCGGGCGAGACCGAGTGGCGTGACACCGAGGGTCGCGACATCGTCGTCGAGGTCGACGACATCGACCACTTCGGCAACCGCCGCCTGCGCAACGTCGGCGAGCTGATCCAGAACCAGGTCCGTACGGGTCTCGCCCGTATGGAGCGCGTCGTGCGCGAGCGCATGACCACCCAGGACGTCGAGGCGATCACGCCGCAGACCCTGATCAACATCCGGCCGGTCGTCGCCTCCATCAAGGAGTTCTTCGGCACCAGCCAGCTGTCCCAGTTCATGGACCAGACGAACCCGCTGTCGGGCCTGACCCACAAGCGCCGTCTGTCCGCGCTGGGCCCCGGTGGTCTCTCCCGTGAGCGCGCCGGCTTCGAGGTCCGTGACGTTCACCCGTCGCACTACGGCCGCATGTGTCCGATCGAGACCCCCGAAGGCCCGAACATCGGTCTGATCGGCTCGCTCGCCTCCTACGGCCGGGTCAACGCGTTCGGTTTCATCGAGACCCCGTACCGCAAGGTCGTCGAGGGCATCGTCACCGAGCAGGTCGACTACCTGACCGCCGACGAGGAGGACCGCTTCGTCATCGCGCAGGCCAACGCCCCGCTGACGGCGGACCTGCACTTCGCCGAGCCGCGTGTCCTGGTCCGCCGCCGCGGCGGCGAGATCGACTACATCCCGGGCACCGAGATCGACTACATGGACGTCTCGCCGCGCCAGATGGTGTCGGTCGCGACCGCCATGATCCCGTTCCTGGAGCACGACGACGCCAACCGCGCGCTCATGGGCTCCAACATGATGCGCCAGGCGGTGCCGCTGCTGAAGAGCGAGGCACCCGTGGTCGGCACCGGCATGGAGTACCGCTGCGCGGTCGACGCCGCCGACGTCATCACGGCCGAGAAGGCGGGTGTCGTCCAGGAGGTCTCGGCCGACTACGTCACCGTGGCCAACGACGACGGCACGTACACCACGTACCGCGCCGCCAAGTTCACCCGCTCCAACCAGGGCACCTCCTTCAACCAGAAGGTGCTCGTGGACGAGGGCGCCCGGGTCGAGGTCAACCAGGTGCTGGCCGACGGCCCCTGCACCGACCAGGGCGAGATGGCGCTGGGCAAGAACCTGCTCGTGGCGTTCATGTCCTGGGAGGGTCACAACTACGAGGACGCGATCATCCTGTCGCAGCGCCTCGTGCAGGACGACGTCCTCTCCTCGATCCACATCGAGGAGCACGAGGTCGACGCCCGTGACACCAAGCTGGGCCCGGAGGAGATCACCCGGGACATCCCGAACGTCTCCGAGGAGGTCCTCGCCGACCTCGACGAGCGCGGCATCATCCGCATCGGCGCCGATGTCGTCACCGGCGACATCCTGGTCGGCAAGGTCACGCCCAAGGGCGAGACCGAGCTGACCCCGGAGGAGCGCCTGCTGCGCGCGATCTTCGGCGAGAAGGCCCGTGAGGTCCGCGACACCTCGCTCAAGGTGCCGCACGGTGAGTCCGGCAAGGTCATCGGCGTCCGCGTCTTCGACCGCGAGGAGGGCGACGAGCTTCCGCCCGGCGTCAACCAGCTGGTCCGGGTCTACGTGGCCCAGAAGCGCAAGATCACCAACGGTGACAAGCTGGCCGGCCGTCACGGCAACAAGGGTGTCATCTCCAAGATCCTGCCGGTCGAGGACATGCCGTTCCTCGCCGACGGCACCCCGGTCGACATCATCCTCAACCCGCTGGGTGTCCCGTCCCGAATGAACCCGGGACAGGTCCTGGAGATCCACCTCGGGTGGCTCGCCAAGCAGGGCTGGGACGTCTCCGGTCTCGCCGAGGAGTGGGCCCAGCGCCTGCAGGCGATCGGCGCCGACAGCGTCGAGGGTGGCACCAACCTCGCCACCCCCGTCTTCGACGGCGCCCGCGAGGACGAGATCACCGGCCTGCTGGACCACACCACCCTCACCCGTGACGGTGAGCGCCTGGTGAACTCCACCGGCAAGGCCCGGCTCTTCGACGGCCGCTCCGGCGAGCCGTTCCCGATGCCGGTCTCGGTCGGTTACATGTACATCCTCAAGCTGCACCACCTGGTCGACGACAAGCTCCACGCCCGTTCGACCGGTCCGTACTCGATGATCACCCAGCAGCCGCTCGGTGGTAAGGCGCAGTTCGGTGGTCAGCGATTCGGTGAGATGGAGGTGTGGGCCCTTGAGGCGTACGGCGCGGCCTACGCGCTGCAGGAGCTCCTCACCATCAAGTCCGACGACGTTCTCGGCCGCGTGAAGGTCTACGAGGCCATCGTCAAGGGCGAGAACATCCCCGAGCCCGGCATTCCCGAGTCCTTCAAGGTCCTCATCAAGGAAATGCAGTCGCTCTGCCTCAACGTGGAGGTGCTGTCCTCGGACGGCTCGTCCATCGAGATGCGGGACTCCGACGAGGACGTCTTCCGCGCCGCCGAGGAGCTCGGCATTGACCTGTCCCGGCGCGAGCCGAGCAGCGTCGAAGAGGTCTGA
- a CDS encoding DNA-directed RNA polymerase subunit beta' gives MLDVNFFDELRIGLATADDIRQWSHGEVKKPETINYRTLKPEKDGLFCEKIFGPTRDWECYCGKYKRVRFKGIICERCGVEVTRAKVRRERMGHIELAAPVTHIWYFKGVPSRLGYLLDLAPKDLEKVIYFAAYMITWVDDERRQRDLPSLEAHVSVERQQIENRRDSDLENRAKKAETDLAELEAEGAKADVRRKVREGAEREMKQLRDRAQRELDRLDEVWARFKNLKVQDLEGDELLYRELRDRFGTYFSGSMGAAALKDRLETFDLAEESERLREIIRTGKGQKKTRALKRLKVVSAFLQTTNKPNGMVLDCVPVIPPDLRPMVQLDGGRFATSDLNDLYRRVINRNNRLKRLLDLGAPEIIVNNEKRMLQEAVDALFDNGRRGRPVTGPGNRPLKSLSDMLKGKQGRFRQNLLGKRVDYSARSVIVVGPQLKLHQCGLPKAMALELFKPFVMKRLVDLNHAQNIKSAKRMVERARPVVWDVLEEVIAEHPVLLNRAPTLHRLGIQAFEPQLVEGKAIQIHPLVCTAFNADFDGDQMAVHLPLSAEAQAEARILMLSSNNILKPADGRPVTMPTQDMVLGLFFLTSDREVVKGGGRAFSSTAEAVMAFDAKELDVQAVIDVRLPIGTVPPRGWVAPVDEDGTPTWFEGESFRLKTTLGRALFNELLPEDYPFVDYEVGKKQLSAIVNDLAERYPKVVVAATLDNLKASGFHWATRSGVTVSISDVVVPPQKAQILEGYEAQAEKIQKQYERGLITNDERKQELIGIWTRATNEVAEAMNANFEKTNPIFMMVDSGARGNMMQMRQIAGMRGLVSNAKNETIARPIKASFREGLTVLEYFISTHGARKGLADTALRTADSGYLTRRLVDVSQDVIIREEDCGTERGLKLAIGTVGEDGVLRKTDDVETSVYARMLAEDITVDGKLLATANTDLGDVLIDELIRVGISEVKTRSILTCESAVGTCAFCYGRSLATGKLVDIGEAVGIIAAQSIGEPGTQLTMRTFHTGGVAGDDITQGLPRVVELFEARTPKGVAPISEAQGRVRIEDTEKTRKLVVTPDDGTDEIAYPVSKRVKLLVSEGQAVEVGQKLTMGATNPHDVLRIMGQRAVQIHLVAEVQKVYNSQGVSIHDKHIEIIIRQMLRRVTIIESGDAELLPGELVERGRFEQENRRVVSEGGHPASGRPQLMGITKASLATESWLSAASFQETTRVLTDAAIHAKSDPLLGLKENVILGKLIPAGTGLPRYRNIRVEPTEEAKAAMYSAVGYDDYDLSPFGAGSGQAVPLDDYDYGPYTG, from the coding sequence GTGCTTGACGTCAACTTCTTCGACGAGCTCCGCATCGGCCTCGCGACCGCCGACGACATTCGCCAGTGGTCGCACGGCGAGGTCAAGAAGCCGGAGACCATCAACTACCGCACCCTGAAGCCGGAAAAGGACGGGCTCTTCTGCGAGAAGATCTTCGGCCCCACCCGGGACTGGGAGTGCTACTGCGGCAAGTACAAGCGCGTCCGCTTCAAGGGCATCATCTGTGAGCGCTGCGGCGTCGAGGTCACTCGCGCCAAGGTGCGTCGTGAGCGGATGGGCCACATCGAGCTGGCCGCGCCGGTCACCCACATCTGGTACTTCAAGGGTGTCCCCAGCCGCCTCGGCTACCTGCTCGACCTGGCGCCGAAGGACCTCGAGAAGGTCATCTACTTCGCCGCCTACATGATCACCTGGGTGGACGACGAGCGTCGCCAGCGCGACCTCCCGTCCCTGGAGGCGCACGTCTCGGTCGAGCGCCAGCAGATCGAGAACCGTCGCGACTCCGACCTGGAGAACCGCGCCAAGAAGGCCGAGACCGACCTCGCCGAGCTCGAGGCCGAGGGCGCCAAGGCCGACGTGCGCCGCAAGGTGCGCGAGGGTGCCGAGCGCGAGATGAAGCAGCTGCGCGACCGTGCGCAGCGCGAGCTGGACCGTCTGGACGAGGTCTGGGCCCGCTTCAAGAACCTCAAGGTCCAGGACCTCGAGGGCGACGAGCTGCTCTACCGCGAGCTGCGCGACCGCTTCGGCACGTACTTCTCCGGCTCGATGGGCGCCGCGGCGCTCAAGGACCGCCTGGAGACGTTCGACCTCGCCGAGGAGTCCGAGCGCCTGCGCGAGATCATCCGCACCGGCAAGGGCCAGAAGAAGACCCGTGCGCTCAAGCGCCTCAAGGTCGTCTCCGCGTTCCTGCAGACCACCAACAAGCCCAACGGCATGGTGCTGGACTGCGTCCCGGTCATCCCGCCGGACCTCCGCCCGATGGTGCAGCTGGACGGTGGCCGCTTCGCGACCTCCGACCTGAACGACCTGTACCGCCGCGTGATCAACCGCAACAACCGCCTCAAGCGTCTCCTTGACCTCGGCGCCCCCGAGATCATCGTGAACAACGAGAAGCGGATGCTGCAGGAGGCCGTCGACGCGCTGTTCGACAACGGCCGTCGTGGCCGTCCGGTCACCGGCCCGGGCAACCGCCCGCTGAAGTCCCTGAGCGACATGCTCAAGGGCAAGCAGGGTCGTTTCCGTCAGAACCTGCTCGGCAAGCGCGTCGACTACTCGGCCCGCTCCGTCATCGTCGTCGGCCCGCAGCTCAAGCTGCACCAGTGCGGTCTGCCGAAGGCCATGGCGCTGGAGCTCTTCAAGCCGTTCGTGATGAAGCGCCTGGTGGACCTCAACCACGCGCAGAACATCAAGTCGGCCAAGCGCATGGTCGAGCGCGCCCGCCCGGTCGTGTGGGACGTCCTCGAAGAGGTCATCGCCGAGCACCCGGTTCTGCTGAACCGTGCGCCCACCCTGCACCGCCTCGGCATCCAGGCCTTCGAGCCCCAGCTGGTCGAGGGCAAGGCCATCCAGATCCACCCGCTCGTCTGCACCGCGTTCAACGCGGACTTCGACGGTGACCAGATGGCCGTCCACCTGCCGCTCTCCGCGGAGGCGCAGGCCGAGGCCCGCATCCTGATGCTGTCCTCGAACAACATCCTGAAGCCGGCCGACGGTCGCCCCGTCACCATGCCGACCCAGGACATGGTGCTCGGCCTGTTCTTCCTGACCTCGGACCGCGAGGTCGTCAAGGGCGGCGGCCGTGCCTTCTCCTCCACCGCCGAGGCCGTCATGGCCTTCGACGCCAAGGAGCTGGACGTCCAGGCCGTCATCGACGTCCGCCTGCCGATCGGCACCGTCCCGCCCCGCGGCTGGGTCGCTCCGGTCGACGAGGACGGCACGCCGACCTGGTTCGAGGGCGAGTCCTTCCGTCTGAAGACCACCCTGGGCCGCGCGCTCTTCAACGAGCTGCTGCCCGAGGACTACCCGTTCGTCGACTACGAGGTGGGTAAGAAGCAGCTCTCCGCGATCGTCAACGACCTGGCGGAGCGCTACCCCAAGGTCGTCGTCGCGGCGACCCTGGACAACCTGAAGGCGTCCGGCTTCCACTGGGCGACCCGCTCGGGTGTCACCGTCTCGATCTCGGACGTCGTCGTCCCGCCGCAGAAGGCCCAGATCCTCGAGGGCTACGAAGCGCAGGCCGAGAAGATCCAGAAGCAGTACGAGCGCGGTCTGATCACCAACGACGAGCGCAAGCAGGAGCTCATCGGCATCTGGACCCGGGCGACCAACGAGGTCGCCGAGGCGATGAACGCCAACTTCGAGAAGACGAACCCCATCTTCATGATGGTGGACTCCGGCGCTCGAGGAAACATGATGCAGATGCGTCAGATCGCCGGTATGCGTGGTCTGGTGTCGAACGCGAAGAACGAGACGATCGCCCGTCCCATCAAGGCGTCGTTCCGTGAGGGCCTCACCGTTCTCGAGTACTTCATCTCGACCCACGGTGCCCGTAAGGGTCTGGCCGACACCGCTCTGCGTACCGCCGACTCCGGCTACCTCACCCGTCGTCTGGTCGACGTCTCCCAGGACGTCATCATTCGCGAGGAGGACTGCGGCACCGAGCGCGGCCTCAAGCTGGCGATCGGCACCGTCGGCGAGGACGGCGTCCTGCGCAAGACGGACGACGTCGAGACCAGCGTCTACGCCCGCATGCTCGCCGAGGACATCACGGTGGACGGCAAGCTCCTTGCCACCGCCAACACCGACCTCGGTGACGTGCTGATCGACGAGCTGATCCGGGTCGGCATCAGCGAGGTCAAGACCCGCTCCATCCTGACCTGTGAGTCTGCGGTCGGCACCTGTGCCTTCTGCTACGGCCGCTCGCTGGCCACCGGCAAGCTGGTCGACATCGGTGAGGCGGTCGGCATCATCGCCGCCCAGTCCATCGGTGAGCCCGGCACCCAGCTGACCATGCGTACCTTCCACACCGGTGGTGTGGCCGGTGACGACATCACGCAGGGTCTGCCCCGTGTCGTCGAGCTCTTCGAGGCCCGTACCCCCAAGGGTGTGGCCCCGATCTCGGAGGCGCAGGGCCGGGTCCGCATCGAGGACACCGAGAAGACCCGCAAGCTGGTCGTCACGCCGGACGACGGCACCGACGAGATCGCCTACCCGGTCTCCAAGCGTGTCAAGCTGCTCGTCAGCGAGGGCCAGGCGGTCGAGGTCGGCCAGAAGCTGACCATGGGTGCCACCAACCCGCACGACGTGCTGCGGATCATGGGCCAGCGTGCGGTCCAGATCCACCTGGTCGCCGAGGTCCAGAAGGTCTACAACTCGCAGGGCGTGTCGATCCACGACAAGCACATCGAGATCATCATCCGGCAGATGCTCCGCCGCGTGACGATCATCGAGTCGGGCGACGCCGAGCTGCTCCCGGGCGAGCTCGTCGAGCGCGGCCGCTTCGAGCAGGAGAACCGTCGCGTGGTGTCGGAAGGCGGCCACCCGGCCTCCGGCCGCCCGCAGCTGATGGGTATCACCAAGGCCTCGCTGGCCACCGAGTCCTGGCTGTCGGCCGCCTCCTTCCAGGAGACGACCCGGGTCCTGACCGACGCGGCGATCCACGCCAAGTCGGACCCGCTGCTGGGCCTCAAGGAGAACGTCATCCTCGGTAAGCTCATCCCGGCCGGTACGGGTCTGCCCCGTTACCGCAACATCCGGGTCGAGCCCACCGAAGAGGCCAAGGCCGCGATGTACTCGGCCGTCGGCTACGACGACTACGACCTGTCGCCCTTCGGCGCCGGCTCCGGCCAGGCGGTCCCGCTGGACGACTACGACTACGGCCCGTACACCGGCTGA